TGCACGGCATCCCACAGTTCGCGATTTCGATCGGGCTCGTGCGCGAGGGCACGGTGATCGCGGGCGTGATCTACAATCCCGCCAATGACGAGCTCTACATCGCCGAGCGTGGCAAGGGCGCCTTCCTCAACGACCAGCGCCTGCGCGTCGCCGGCCGCCGCCAGCTCAACGAGTGCGTGGTGGCCTGCGGCCTGCCCCATATCGGCCGGGGCAACCACGAGGAATTCCGCCGCGAGATGACCGCGATCCAGGACCGCGTCGCCGGCCTGCGCCGCTTCGGCGCCGCCGCGCTGGACCTCGCCTTCGTCGCCGCCGGGCGCCTCGACGGCTATTGGGAGCGCGATCTGCAATCCTGGGACATCGCCGCCGGCATGCTGATGGTGCGCGAAGCCGGTGGCACCGTGACCGACATCGCGACGCCGGGCGATGCGCTGGTGACCGGGCACGTCGTGGCCGGCAACGAGTTCGTGCACGGGGAATTGGTGAAGATTTTGAGGAAGCCGGCGTAGCGCCGCGGCCTCTCTCGCGTCATTCCGGGGCGCGCCTCCTGGCGCGAGCCCGGAATGACGCTCAATGACCCGGATGCGCCCGCGCCGGCGGCCCATACGGCTTGGCTTGCTTCTCCGCCTTCGGCTCGCGGTCCCCGCCCAGCACACGCTGCACCGAGACGAAGAACACCGGCACCATCAGCAGCGCCAGGATCACCACCGCGATCATGCCGCCCATCACGACGCTGCCGAGCGCCTGCTGGCTGGCGCCGCCGGCGCCGTGGGCGATGGCCATCGGCAGCACGCCGCAGATGAAGGCAAGGCCCGTCATCAGGATCGGGCGGAAGCGCAGGCGGCAGGCCTCGATGGTGGCTTCGACCAGCGGCTTGCCTTCTTTCCGCAGATCCTTCGCGAACTCGATGATCAGGATCGCGTCCTTTGCCGCGAGGCCGATGATGGTGATCAGGCCGACGGTGAAGTAGACGTCGTTGGGCAGGCTCCGCAGCGTCGCGGCGACGACCGCGCCGACGATGCCGAGCGGGACGGTGAGCAGCACCGCCAGCGGAATGGTCCAGCTTTCGTAGAGTGCGGCAAGGCACAGGAACACCACGAACACGGACAGCGCCAGCAGGAACGGCGCCTGCGAGCCCGAGAGCTTCTCCTGCAGCGACTGCCCGGTCCATTCATAGCCGAAGCCGCGCGGCAACCGGCCGGCGAGCCGCTCCATCTCGGCGATGGCGTCGCCCGAGGTGAAGCCGGCCCTGGCTTCACCGGAGATGCGCACCGCCGGATAATAGTTGAAGCCGGCGATCTGCGTCGGCCCGCGCGCCCACTCCACCGTGGCAAAGGACGAGAACGGCACCAGCTGGCCGCGGCTGTTCTTGACGTTGTAGTTGAGGATGTCCTCGGTCCGCATGCGGTCGCGCGCGTCCGCCTGCACCACGACGCGCTGCATGCGGCCGCGGTTCGGGAAGTCGTTGATGTAGTTCGAACCGAGATTGGTCGAGATCGTGTTGTTGATGTCCTCGAAGGTGACGCCGAAGGCGCCGGCCTTCTCGCGGTCGATCACGAGATTGACCACGCCCGCCTCGGGCAGGCCTTCGATATAGACCTTCTGCAGTACCGGGCTCGCATTGGCCTCGGCGATCAGCTGATCGGCGGCGCGCATCAATTGCTGGTAGCCCTTCTGGCCGCGGTCCTGGAGACGGAACGAGAAGCCGGAGGAGTTGCCGAGATTGTCGATCGGCGGCGGCTGCAGCGCCGAGATTTTCGCGTCGCGGATCGACGCGCCCAGGTCGCGATTGACGTCGTTGACGATCGCGGCGGCGGAGTCCTTCGGCCCGCGCTCCGACCAATCCTTCAGGGTGATGAACGCCTGCGCGGTGTTCATGCCCTGGCCGGAGAAGCTGAAGCCGGTGAGGAAGGTGACGTTGTCGACGCCCGGCCGCTGCGCCAGATATTTCTCGACCTTCTCGATCACGGCCTCGGTGCGGGCATAGGACGAATCCGACGGCGTCTGCACGTCAGTGGTGATGAAGCCCTGGTCGTCGACGGGCAGGAAGCCGCCGGGCAGGTTGACGAAGGCCCAGGACAGGCCGACCAGCAGCGCGGCATAGACCAGCATCAGGCGGCCGGTGCGGCCCAGCGAGAAGCCAACGGTGCGCGCATAGCGCTCCTTGGCGCCTTCGAGCATGCGGTTGAACCAGCCGAACACGCCTCCCTTGGCGTGACCGTGACCGGCCTCGACGGGCTTGAGCAGGGTCGCGCACAATGCTGGCGTCAACGACAGCGCCAGGAAGGCGGAGAAGCCGATCGCGGCGACCATGGTGACCGAAAACTGCCGGTAGATGATTCCGACCGAACCGGGGAAGAACGCCATCGGCACGAACACCGCCATCAGCACCAGGGTGATGCCGATGATGGCGCTGGTGATCTGCGACATGGCTTTGCGCGTCGCTTCCTTCGGCGACAGGCCTTCCTCGGCCATGATGCGCTCGACGTTCTCGACCACGACGATGGCGTCATCGACGAGGATACCGACCGCGAGCACCATGCCGAACATCGAAAGCATGTTGATGGAGTAGCCGGCGAGCAGAAGCGTGGTGCAGGCCCCGAGAAGCGCCACGGGCACCACGATGGTCGGGATGATGGTATAGCGGATGTTCTGCAGGAACAGGAACATCACCACGAACACCAGCACCACGGCTTCGACCAGCGTCGTCAGCACCTTCTTGATCGAGGCCTCGACCACGGGCGTGATGTTGTAGGGAATCTCGTAGGTGATGTTGGCCGGGAAGAAGCGCGACAGCTCCTTCATCTTGGCTTCGACCGCGCTTGCGGTCGCCAGCGCGTTGCCGGTCGGCGACATCAGCACCGAAAGGCCGGCGGTCGGCTTGCCGTCGAGGCGCGTGTTGAACTGGTAGCTGAGACCGCCGACCTCGACGCGCGCGACGTCGCGCAGGCGCACGGTCGAACCGTCGGCATTGGCGCGCAGGATGATCGCGCCGAACTCGTCTGGGGACGACAGCTGGCCCTTGACCAGCACCAGCGCCGAGGTGCGCTGGTTCGACGTCGACGGCTCGGCGCCGATGCTGCCGGAGGCGACCTGCGCGTTCTGCGCGGTGATGGCCTTGTTGACGTCGTCGGCGGTCAGGCCGTAGCCGACGAGCTTGGCCGGATCGACCCAGACGCGCAAGCTGCGCTCGGTGGAATACAGCGTGGCGCGGCCGACGCCGGGAATCCGGCGGATCTCGCCCAGCACGTTGCGGATCATGAAGTCGCCGAGACCAACCTCATCCAAGCTGCCGTCGGTCGAGTTCAGCGTAATGATCTGAAGCACCGCGCTCGAGGCCTCCTCGATCAGGATGCCCTGCTGCATCACCGCGCGCGGCAGGCGCGCTTCGACGCGCTTGATGCGGTTTTGCACCTCGACCGAGGCGGCGCTGGTATCGGTGCCCGGCTGGAAGTTGGCGATGATCTCGACCTGGCCGAGCGAGTCGCTGGTCGATTCGAAGTTGAGGATGTTGGCGGCGCCGTTGAGCTCCTCCTCGATCAGCCGCGTGACGCTGTTGTAGAGGTTTTCGGGCGAGGCGCCGGGATAGCTGGTCGAGACCGAGATCGAGGGCGGCGCGATGATCGGGTATTGCGCGATCGGCAGCAGCGGCACCGCGATTGCGCCGATCAGACAGATGAACAGCGCAACCACCCAGGCGAAGATCGGCCTGTCGATGAAGAAACTCGGCATGAGCCGCTTTACCCTCGTTGTTTCACTGGTTCCTCATGGCGAGCCGCGCGGAACGCGCTCCGGACGATGCTGCGCATCGCCGGGAGAACCATGAAGTGCTCGGCTCTCGCCGGCTATCGTTCGAGACACCCGCCTTGTGCGGGCTCCTCACAGGATTGAGGACGTCACGTGCGGTTCTGCTACCGCGTCATCTGCTGGGCGGCGTGCCGGTTGTCCGCGGTCGCGTCAGCTTCCGACCAGGATTGCGGTTTGACCTTGTCGCCGGCTGCGAACTTCTGGAAGCCTTCGACCACGACCTTGTCGCCGGCCTTCAGGCCTTCGGTGACGAACCAGAGTCCGTCCTGCACCGAGCCGGTGCGCACCGCCTGCACGGCGATGTGATTGTCGTCCTTGACGACGAACACCTCGCTGCCGCCGCCGCCATTGCGCTGGATCGCCTGCTGCGGCACTGCGATCGCATCGGAATCGAGACCCTGATCGATACGGACACGGACATACATGCCGGGTAGCAGCTCGCGCTTGGGGTTGGGAAACTGACCGCGCAGCGTCACCTGGCCGGTGTGGGCATCGACCTTGGCATCGGAGAACAACAGCTTGCCGTCGAGCGCATAGGTGGTGTTGTCGTCGAGCACGAGGCGGACCTTGGCGGCATCGGACGCAATACGCTCGAGATCGCCGGTTTCGAAGGCGCGGCGAAGCTGGTTGAGCTCGTTCACCGACTGGGTGAAATCGGCGTAGATCGGATCGAGCTGCTGGATGGTGGCGAGATTGGTCTCGTTCTGCACCACCAGCGCGCCCTCGCTGACGAGGGCCGCACCAACGACGCCGTCGATCGGCGCGCGCACGGTGGCGTAATCGAGATTGAGCTTGGCCCGCGCGAGCTCGGCCTTGCGGCCCTCGACCTCGGCATGGGCCTGGCGCTCGGCAGCGATGGCTTTCTCGTTCTCGGCCTCCGGCGCGGCGCGGTCCTTGGTGAGCGCAGCGACGCGACGCGCCTGCTGGTGCGCCTGCATCGCAGCGGCTTCGGCCTTGGCGAGCGCCGCCTCGTTGGCCAGCACCTCGACCTCGAACGGGCGCGGATCGATGCGGTAGAGCGCATCGCCTGCCTTCACCTCGCTGCCTTGGCGGAACAGACGTTCCACCACGATGCCGGAGACGCGCGGCCGCACGTCGGAGACGCGGGTCGGCGCGATGCGGCCCGGCAGCTCACGTACCACGGCGCGCGACTGCGGCTTCACGATCACGATGCTGACGTCAGGGTCCGAGGGTGGCGCGGCAGAAGCTGCGGAAATGGATTCGTCGCAGCCTGCCAACAGCGGCGCCAGGGCCGCGAGCATCATTGCAACGCATGCCGATCGCGCACGAAGTCCTGACATGAAATTGGGTGCCCCGAGTTTGTTGAATCTAATCATGCTCGCGCGAAGCCCGTTCTGGGCCTTTTGCACGCGGCTGATACCGCCAAAATAGAATGCATCTGCTGCGATGCAACGCATGGCGCGGGCGGCTCATTGTCACACAGCTTATACTATTGAAATAAGAGGGCTTTTTCCGTGTCACTTGATTGTGAGTCCAGGTTCCACCAGCGCGTGCTGCGACGGAACGGCACAATCACTCGGCGGCCTTCATCCGATAATGGCTGACGCCCCACTCCGTTCCGTCGGCATAACCAAACAGGCCCGAGGTGGCGAGGAGGAACCACCGCCAGCGCCGCATCCAGAGCGCGGTTTCCTCGCCATAGACCTTGCGCAACGAGGCCTCGATGGCGTCGCGGTGCGTATCGAAATTGGCGAGCCAGTCGTTCGCGGTGTGCTGGTAGTGCGTACCGCTCCAGCACCATTCCTTCTCGATGACGAAGATGTCGCCGAACTGCCTGACCAGGTGATGGCTCGGCATCAAGCCGCCCGTGAACACGTGCTGCGCGATCCAGTCCTCGCGGTTGGCCCGGTCGAACAAATGCGAGCCGGAGCGGTGGGAGACCACATGCATGAAGACGCGCCCGTCCGGCGCGAGCCATGCACGCAGGCGGGTCATCAGCTTGCGCCAGTTCATCATCTGCTCGAAGGTCTCGACCGAGACGATGCGGTCGAACTGGCCCTCGGGTGCGAACACGTTCATGTCGGCGGTGACGACGCGGAGGTTCAGGAGCCCGCGCCGCCGCGCCTCCTCCTCGACATAGGCGCGCTGCGCCTGCGAGGCCGACACCGCCGTCACCTTCGCGTGCGGAAACTGCCGGGCCATCCACAACGACAGCGAGCCCCAGCCGCAGCCGAGCTCGAGGACGGTCTGCCCGTCGGCGAGACCGGCATGCTCGACCGTCTGGCGCAGCGCCTCCTCCTCCGCCTCCTGCAAGGTGGTCGCATCGGTCTTGTAGAAGCAGCAGGAATATTTGCGGTTGGGACCGAGCACCTGCGCGAAGAAGGAAGCTGGCACCTCGTCAAGGCGGCCGCTCGCGGCATCCGCGTCTTCGCTGATCGGCCGCAGCATCATCCGCCCGGCGAAGGCGGCATCGTCGGCCGCCCCCAGCGCCGACAGGCGCGTCGCCGTGCGCGAGCACAGACGCTGGATCGCGGCGCGGATCACAACGTCGGGTAACGGCACACGTTCGGCAGTCCCGATGATCGCGGAAACGACGCTCATGCGGCCCCCGAATGGCGAGCTTTTGCAGACACCTGTCTATCAAAGCGCGGCTTCCGGCCCGGGTTCCCCCAGCTCTCCCCGAAATCGGCGCATCAGGCGCTTTTTTTGGGCCGGCGCTGTGCCATAGTGCGCGCGCAAAGCAAGCTTCGTAACGGATGATACCGGCCATGCCGTCTGGCACTTCCCGCTCCATGGATATCGAGTACACCAAACTGTCCTCGCCCAGCGTCTTCCTGGTGCGGATGCTGGTCTTCCTGGTGCTGTGCGCGCTGGTCGGCGTGGTGCTCTACAAGCAGATCATCCAGGCCTTCTTTGCCAATCCCGGGTTGAACGCCCTGATCGGCGGCGTGCTGTTCATCGGCATCATCCTGGCCTTCCGTCAGGTGATCCGGCTCTACCCTGAAGTGTCCTGGGTCAACAATTTCCGCATCGCCGATCCCGGGCTGGCGCCGTCCCGGCATCCGAAGCTGTTGGCGCCGATGGCGGCGATCCTGGGCGGCGAGCGCTCGGGGCGGATGACCATCACCCAGACCACCATGCGGCACCTGCTCGATTCGATCGCGACGCGCCTGGACGAAGCCCGCGACATCTCCCGCTACATGACCGGCCTTTTGGTCTTCCTGGGCCTGCTCGGCACGTTCTGGGGCCTGATCGAGACGGTCGGCTCGGTCGGCAAGGTGATCGACGGGCTCAAGGTCGGGAGCGATTCCGGCGCGCTGTTCGACACGCTCAAGGAGGGCCTCGCCGCCCCGCTCAGCGGCATGGGCATCTCGTTCTCCAGCTCCCTGTTCGGCCTCGCCGGCTCGCTGATCCTCGGCTTCCTCGACCTGCAATCGAGCCAGGCCCAGAACCGCTTCTACACCGACCTGGAAGACTGGCTCGCCACCACCGTGCGCGAATATGGCAGCGGCGAGGTGGCGGTCGCCCCCGCCGTCGCCGGCGGCGGTGTGGCCAGCGGCGAGCTCCAGGCCGCGGTCGAGCGGCTGCGCTCGGTGCTCGAGGACGGCAGCGCCAGCCGCGGCACCACCGCGGCGATGGCAAGCCTTGCCGAAGCCATCCAGGCACTGGTCTCGCATATGCGCACCGAGCAGCAGATGATCCGCGAATGGGCCGACGGCCAGGGCGAGCAGAACCGCGAGATCCGGCGCCTGCTGGAGCGGATCGCGCGCCAGCCGGAGAAGAGTTGAGGATTGAACGGAGGTCTCGTGCCCCGGATGCAGTGCAGCACGCAGTGATGCGCTGCTGAGCCGGGGCCCAGTACCTTCTGAGTGACAAACCGGTCCCGGCTCTGCGCAGCAGCGTTTCACGCTGCTTGCCGCGTCCGCGACACGACAGTGGAGAGTGACGACAATGGCTCTAGCCCGCGCCCGCCGCAGCGAAGGCGGCCTCAACTACTGGCCCGGCTTTGTCGACGCGCTGTCGACGCTGGTGCTGTCGATCGTGTTCCTGCTGTCGGTGTTCCTGGTCGTGCAGTTCTTCCTGTCGCAGGAGGTCACCGGCAAGGACAAGGCCCTGGAGCAGCTCAACGCCAAGATCGCGCAGCTCAACGAGCTGTTGTCGCTGGAGAAGCTCGGCAAGCTCACGCTCGACGACCAGGTCTCGTCGCTGAAGGCCGGGCTCGCCTCGGCAGAGAGCGAGCGCGACCGCATCAAGGGCCTCTATGACGGCCTAGCTGCCGCCGGCAACGACGCGCAGGGCAAGACTTCCGAGCTCGGCAAGGCGCTGGATTCGGAGAAAGCCGTCTCGGCGCGGGCGCTGGCGCAGATCGAGGTGCTGAACCAGCAGATCAGCGCGCTGCGCCGGCAACTGGCCGCGCTGGAAGAGGCGCTGGACGCCTCCGAGAAGCGCGACAAGGAATCGCAGAACCGCATCGCCGATCTCGGCTCCCGCCTGAACGTCGCCCTGGCGCAGCGCGTGCAGGAATTGTCGCGCTACCGCTCGGAGTTCTTCGGCCGGCTGCGCGCGATCCTCGGTAACCGACCCGACATCCGCATCGTCGGCGACCGCTTCGTGTTCCAGTCCGAAGTGTTCTTCGACACCGGACAGGCTGTGCTGCTGCCTGAGGGCCGCGCCGAGCTCGACACCCTGGCAACCGCGCTGATCGAGCTGGACAAGAAGATCCCGAGCGACATCCCGTGGGTGCTGCGCGTCGACGGCCACACCGATGTGCGGCCGGTCACCGGGCTGAACTTCAAGTCGAACTGGGACCTGTCCGCCGCGCGCTCGATCTCGGTGGTGCAGTATCTGGTCTCACTCGGCGTGCCCGCCCAGCGCCTTGTCGCCGCCGGCTTCGGCGAATTTCAGCCGCTCGACGCCGGCAACACGGAAGAGGCCTATAAACGCAACCGCCGCATCGAGCTGAAGCTGACGGAGCGGTAGTGAGCGCCCTCACTCTCCGCCCTTATCGCGTCGAGGATGAGGCCGCCGCGATCGCGCTCTGGCATCGCAGCTGGCAACAGGCCTATCCGCAGATCGACTTCGCGGCCCGGCTGGAATGGTGGCGCGAACGCTGGCGCAAGGACCTCGTGCCGACGGCGTCCATCGTCGTCGCCGAACAGGATAGCGCCCTCACCGGCTTCGTCACCATCGACGGCGACGGCTATCTCGACCAGCTCGTGGTCGATCCCGCGCATTGGGGCTCGGATGCCGCAAGGCGGCTGGTGGACGAGGCCAAACGGCTGTCGCCAGCGGGCGTCACGCTTCTCGTCAACAAGGACAACACCCGCGCCATCCGCTTCTACGAGCGCAACGGCTTCGTTCATGCCGGCGACGACGTGAATCCGACCTCGGGCCGGCCGGTGCTGAAGATGGTGTGGCGGGCGTAGACTCCAAGTTCCGTCGATGCGATGTCGGCTGTCTATCCCGCCTCACGCTCCCTCGAACTGCAGCCGCGCCAGCCTTGCATAGAGCCCGTTCGCAGCGACGAGCTCGGCATGCGTGCCCTGCTCGACGATCCTGCCCTGGTCCATCACCAGGATTCGGTCGCAGGACAGGACGGTAGGGAGGCGGTGGGCGATCACCAGCGTGGTGCGGTGGCGCATCAGTTCTTCCAGCGCGGTCTGCACCAGCGTCTCGCTTTCGGCGTCGAGCGCGGAGGTGGCTTCATCGAGCAGCAGCAGCGGCGCATCGCGCAGGATGGCGCGCGCGATGGCAATGCGCTGGCGCTGGCCGCCGGAGAGCGTCACGCCGCGTTCGCCGAGCGCCGTCTCGAAGCCTTCGGGCAGCCGACGGATGAACTCGGCGGCATGCGCGAGCTCGGCCGCGCGCTCGACCTCGGCATCGGTCGCATCGGGCCGACCGAAGCGGATGTTCTCGCGGGCGCTTGCTGCAAACACCACCGATTCCTGCGGCACCAGCGCGATGCGCGCGCGGACATCGTGCGGGTCGGCGGATCTGACCGGCACGCCGTCGAGCGCAATCGTGCCGCTGCTGGGATCGTAGAAGCGCAGCAGCAGATGGAAGATCGTGCTCTTGCCGGCGCCGGAGGGGCCGACGATCGCAACCTTCTCGCCGGGCCGCACCGTGAAGGAGACCGCATCGAGCACGTTGACGTCGCGCCGCGCCGGATAGGCGAAGCTGACCCGATCGAAACCGACCTCGCCACGCGCTGGCACTGGCAGCGCGCGCGGCGATGCGGGCGCAGTGATCTCGGACTTCACATGCAGGATTTCGAACAGGCGCTCGGCCGCGCCTGACGCCGCGGACACTTCGCCCCAGACCTCGCTGAGTTGGCCGAGGCCTGCCGCGGCGAACACCGCATACAGCACGAACTGGCCGAGCCGGCCCGGTGAGATCGCACCGGTGAGCACGTCATGCGAACCGATCCAGAGGATCGCGACCACGCTGGCGAACACGATGAAGATGATGATGGCGGTGAGCACCGCACGAGCCTGGGTCGAGGTGCGCGCGGCTTCATAGGCCTGCTCGACATTGCCGCCGAAACGCTTTTCGGCGAACTGCTCGCTGGTATAGGCCTGCACGGTGCGGATCGCACCGACCAGCTCGCCCGCATAGGCCGAAGCGTCGGCGAGCGTGTCCTGCGCATTGCGCGACAGCCGTCGCACCCAGCGCCCGAACGCCACCAGCGGCAGCACGATCAGCGGAATGGCCAGCAGCACGAAGCCCGACAATTTCGGGCTGGTGATCACCATCATCGCGGCGGCGCCGAGGAACATCATCAGATTGCGCAGCGCGATCGACACCGAGGCGCCGACCGCGGATTTGATCTGGGTGGTATCGGCGGTGAGGCGCGAGATCAGTTCGCCGCTGCGCGCGGAATCGAAGAAGGTTGGCGAGAGCGAGAGCAGATGGCCGAAGACGTCGCGCCTGAGATCGGCGACGATGCGCTCGCCGATCGTCATCACGAGGTAGTAGCGCGCCGCGCTCGCGAGCGCGAGCACGCCGACCACCGCGAGCATCACCGAGAAGTAGCTGTTGATCAGCTCGATGCCTTCGGGCGTCAGGCCGAAATCGATCATCCGGCGCACCGCGACCGGCACCAGCAGCGTGGTCAGCGCGGCGACCGTCAGCGCGACGAAGGCGAGCGCGGCGCGGCCGCGGTAGCGGCTCACATAGGGCGCGAGCGCGAGCAGCGGCCGGAGCTTCGCACGGCCCTTGGCCGGCTGCTCGATCAGATCGGCCTCGATCGACGGGGTGTCCGCGGAATTCATTTCGGGCTGATCGACATATTGGTCATCAAGCCGTTCCACTGCGCTCATGAGATCCGACCCATTGCATTCGTTAGCTCCCAATAGGCCGGTGGAAGAATGGTGGCAAATCCGGGAAGTCCCTTAGGGGGAAGCCCGGTTCGCGCGCGCCATGGCTTGTTTTACAGGGGTTCGTGAGGTATAGAGCCGGCCAAATCCGTCATTCGCTAGCCACCCAGAAAGGCGCCGGGGCGCCGAGGAATTGCCATGAAAGCCGAAATTCACCCGAATTATCATACGATTAAGGTCGTCATGACCGACGGAACCGAGTACCTGACCCGCTCCACCTGGGGCAAGGAAGGCGACACACTGAACCTCGACATCGACCCGAAGTCGCACCCGGCCTGGACCGGCGGCAACACCCAGATCCTGGATCGCGGCGGCCGCGTCTCGCGCTTCCAGAAGAAGTTTTCGGGCTTTCTCAAAAAGGATTGATCCGGCCGCAAGGCCGCTACGAAAAACGCCCCTGGGGAGACCAGGGGCGTTTTTGTTTCCCGTCATTCCGGGACGCGCCTTTGGGCGCGGGCCCGGAATCCATACTCCCGATCGTAGTTATGGCTTCCGGGCTCGCGACTTTGTCGCGCCCCGGAATGACGGCTGTGATTGTCGATAGCCTACCGCTCGAACGCGGCTTTCAGCGCGTTGAGGTGCGGCACCAGCGGGTTGCCGATCGCGACGTGCTCGGCCGGCGGGGTGTGGATGGTGGTGTCGAGGCGACGCACGCGGGTCTGCAGGCTCATCGAGCGATGGATCAGATCCTGGAGCTGCGCGGGCAGCTTCTCGATGGTGTCGGCGGGACCCGGATCGGCGGCGGTGAGCTTGACCTTGGTCTTCTCGCGGTTGGCCTGACTCAGCGTCATCTCGCCTTCCTTCACCGCGCGGTGCAGCAGCAGCCACGAGGCGAGCTGCATCAGGCGGGTGGTGAGACGCATGCTCTCGGTCGCATAGGTCAGGCTGACGGCGCGGTCGAGCGCCTTGGCTTCGGTGCGGCCGGCGCCGTCGAGATAGGCGGCGGTCTCCTCGACGAGGTCCATACCCTCACGGAACAGGACGCCGAACGCCGCAGAATTGGTGAACCGCTCGCTGAGTTGAACGAGAGCGCCGTCGGCCTGCAAACGTTCCATGGTTAACGCCCCTTACGCAACTGTTTGACTGTCCGGCTTGGCGCCGGCTTATGATGAACAAATCATTGCCCGGGCGAGACGCGGAGTCCAGTGACAAGCGCGGATATGGTTTCCGCGGGTCATTCCTCGGAATGCAACCGGCATGAGACGCAAACGAGCGATCAGGACGCAAAAAAGAGCCGCCGGAGACCGGCGGCTTTGAAAGTTGATAACAGGGAGGCGTCAAACAGAGTGGACAGGAGCCACTCGGTGTCCAAACGAGGACAGCGCCAGTCATAAACCCGAAAGCTTAATCGACGGTAAACGAGCTAAATTTTTGAGAGTTCGTTAGCCATGTCGGCCAGTGGCCGATCTAAGGTCTCGTGCCCCGGACGCGGTGCGGCACGAAGTGCTGCACTGCTGAGCCGGGGCCTAGAACCTTTTGGCCAAGGTGTTTGGAGAGGCATGGGTCCCGGCTCTGCGGAGCAGCGCTACGCGCTGCACCGCGTCCGGGACACGAGAGTTCCTACGACTTGAAAAAACTGTTCGCCGCATCGCGCGAGGCGCGCTTCCTGGTGGCGGCTTCTTCCAGTCTTGCGATCTCGGACTTGAGCAGGGTGACGCGCTCGGTCAGTTCCTCCACTGACAATAGTGAGAGATCCTGTCCGATCTCATGGCTGATCTTCTTGCGCGGGCGGTCGTCGTCTTCCGTCGGCATCCTCGTTCCTCCTGCGTTCGTGTCCTCCAAACGGGCCTGGGCGGTTGCCAGCGTGAAGCGCGCTGGCTAAGCAATGGCCTCGTTTCTCCCGCACCTTTGCTCAAGGACACATCATGGACAAGCTGCCCGCGCAAATGACCGTGGTTGCCATCTCCACGCCTGGCGGACCGGAGGTGCTGGTGCCGGAACAACGCGCAGTGCCGCAGCCCGGGCCCGACGAGATCCTGGTCAAGGTCGAGGCTGCGGGCGTTAACCGGCCCGACGTCGCGCAGCGCTCCGGCGCCTATCCGCCGCCGCCCGGCGCCAGCGACCTGCCGGGCCTGGAGATCGCGGGCGAAGTGGTCGCGGTCGGCA
This genomic stretch from Bradyrhizobium daqingense harbors:
- a CDS encoding peptidoglycan -binding protein, producing the protein MALARARRSEGGLNYWPGFVDALSTLVLSIVFLLSVFLVVQFFLSQEVTGKDKALEQLNAKIAQLNELLSLEKLGKLTLDDQVSSLKAGLASAESERDRIKGLYDGLAAAGNDAQGKTSELGKALDSEKAVSARALAQIEVLNQQISALRRQLAALEEALDASEKRDKESQNRIADLGSRLNVALAQRVQELSRYRSEFFGRLRAILGNRPDIRIVGDRFVFQSEVFFDTGQAVLLPEGRAELDTLATALIELDKKIPSDIPWVLRVDGHTDVRPVTGLNFKSNWDLSAARSISVVQYLVSLGVPAQRLVAAGFGEFQPLDAGNTEEAYKRNRRIELKLTER
- a CDS encoding SAM-dependent methyltransferase — encoded protein: MSVVSAIIGTAERVPLPDVVIRAAIQRLCSRTATRLSALGAADDAAFAGRMMLRPISEDADAASGRLDEVPASFFAQVLGPNRKYSCCFYKTDATTLQEAEEEALRQTVEHAGLADGQTVLELGCGWGSLSLWMARQFPHAKVTAVSASQAQRAYVEEEARRRGLLNLRVVTADMNVFAPEGQFDRIVSVETFEQMMNWRKLMTRLRAWLAPDGRVFMHVVSHRSGSHLFDRANREDWIAQHVFTGGLMPSHHLVRQFGDIFVIEKEWCWSGTHYQHTANDWLANFDTHRDAIEASLRKVYGEETALWMRRWRWFLLATSGLFGYADGTEWGVSHYRMKAAE
- a CDS encoding efflux RND transporter periplasmic adaptor subunit, yielding MSGLRARSACVAMMLAALAPLLAGCDESISAASAAPPSDPDVSIVIVKPQSRAVVRELPGRIAPTRVSDVRPRVSGIVVERLFRQGSEVKAGDALYRIDPRPFEVEVLANEAALAKAEAAAMQAHQQARRVAALTKDRAAPEAENEKAIAAERQAHAEVEGRKAELARAKLNLDYATVRAPIDGVVGAALVSEGALVVQNETNLATIQQLDPIYADFTQSVNELNQLRRAFETGDLERIASDAAKVRLVLDDNTTYALDGKLLFSDAKVDAHTGQVTLRGQFPNPKRELLPGMYVRVRIDQGLDSDAIAVPQQAIQRNGGGGSEVFVVKDDNHIAVQAVRTGSVQDGLWFVTEGLKAGDKVVVEGFQKFAAGDKVKPQSWSEADATADNRHAAQQMTR
- a CDS encoding flagellar motor protein MotA gives rise to the protein MPSGTSRSMDIEYTKLSSPSVFLVRMLVFLVLCALVGVVLYKQIIQAFFANPGLNALIGGVLFIGIILAFRQVIRLYPEVSWVNNFRIADPGLAPSRHPKLLAPMAAILGGERSGRMTITQTTMRHLLDSIATRLDEARDISRYMTGLLVFLGLLGTFWGLIETVGSVGKVIDGLKVGSDSGALFDTLKEGLAAPLSGMGISFSSSLFGLAGSLILGFLDLQSSQAQNRFYTDLEDWLATTVREYGSGEVAVAPAVAGGGVASGELQAAVERLRSVLEDGSASRGTTAAMASLAEAIQALVSHMRTEQQMIREWADGQGEQNREIRRLLERIARQPEKS
- a CDS encoding multidrug efflux RND transporter permease subunit; this translates as MPSFFIDRPIFAWVVALFICLIGAIAVPLLPIAQYPIIAPPSISVSTSYPGASPENLYNSVTRLIEEELNGAANILNFESTSDSLGQVEIIANFQPGTDTSAASVEVQNRIKRVEARLPRAVMQQGILIEEASSAVLQIITLNSTDGSLDEVGLGDFMIRNVLGEIRRIPGVGRATLYSTERSLRVWVDPAKLVGYGLTADDVNKAITAQNAQVASGSIGAEPSTSNQRTSALVLVKGQLSSPDEFGAIILRANADGSTVRLRDVARVEVGGLSYQFNTRLDGKPTAGLSVLMSPTGNALATASAVEAKMKELSRFFPANITYEIPYNITPVVEASIKKVLTTLVEAVVLVFVVMFLFLQNIRYTIIPTIVVPVALLGACTTLLLAGYSINMLSMFGMVLAVGILVDDAIVVVENVERIMAEEGLSPKEATRKAMSQITSAIIGITLVLMAVFVPMAFFPGSVGIIYRQFSVTMVAAIGFSAFLALSLTPALCATLLKPVEAGHGHAKGGVFGWFNRMLEGAKERYARTVGFSLGRTGRLMLVYAALLVGLSWAFVNLPGGFLPVDDQGFITTDVQTPSDSSYARTEAVIEKVEKYLAQRPGVDNVTFLTGFSFSGQGMNTAQAFITLKDWSERGPKDSAAAIVNDVNRDLGASIRDAKISALQPPPIDNLGNSSGFSFRLQDRGQKGYQQLMRAADQLIAEANASPVLQKVYIEGLPEAGVVNLVIDREKAGAFGVTFEDINNTISTNLGSNYINDFPNRGRMQRVVVQADARDRMRTEDILNYNVKNSRGQLVPFSSFATVEWARGPTQIAGFNYYPAVRISGEARAGFTSGDAIAEMERLAGRLPRGFGYEWTGQSLQEKLSGSQAPFLLALSVFVVFLCLAALYESWTIPLAVLLTVPLGIVGAVVAATLRSLPNDVYFTVGLITIIGLAAKDAILIIEFAKDLRKEGKPLVEATIEACRLRFRPILMTGLAFICGVLPMAIAHGAGGASQQALGSVVMGGMIAVVILALLMVPVFFVSVQRVLGGDREPKAEKQAKPYGPPARAHPGH